Proteins encoded within one genomic window of Natator depressus isolate rNatDep1 chromosome 1, rNatDep2.hap1, whole genome shotgun sequence:
- the LOC141990612 gene encoding gap junction beta-2 protein-like isoform X1: MYKWIHIHNADLLFFSTPVGYQTGNFKETRSKDIEEKMDWGTLQKILGGVNKHSTSIGKIWLTVLFIFRVMILVVAAERVWGDEQSDFVCNTLQPGCKNVCYDHFFPISHIRLWALQLIFVSTPALLVAMHVAHRRHEKKRQLTSGEKVDIEELNKQKFHIQGPLWWTYICSIFFRIIFEVVFMYVFYAMYNGYQMPRLLKCSAWPCPNTVDCFVSRPTEKTMFTIFMLSVSGICMLLNLAEMCYLVIKFCMKAPRKPVTFK, translated from the exons AT GTACAAGTGGATTCATATCCACAATGCAGATTTGCTCTTCTTCAGCACTCCTGTTGGATATCAGACTGGCaattttaaagagacaag GTCAAAGGACATAGAAGAGAAGATGGACTGGGGAACATTGCAGAAGATATTAGGAGGTGTGAACAAACACTCCACCAGTATTGGGAAGATCTGGCTCACTGTCTTGTTCATTTTCCGTGTTATGATCCTCGTGGTGGCTGCAGAGAGAGTCTGGGGAGACGAACAAAGTGATTTTGTCTGCAACACTCTGCAACCGGGATGCAAAAATGTTTGCTACGACCACTTCTTCCCCATCTCTCACATTAGACTGTGGGCCCTCCAGCTCATCTTTGTCTCGACTCCTGCACTTCTGGTGGCCATGCATGTTGCACACAGACGGCATGAGAAGAAAAGGCAGCTCACAAGTGGTGAGAAAGTGGATATTGAAGAACTGAATAAACAAAAGTTTCATATTCAGGGCCCCTTGTGGTGGACATACATCTGCAGCATATTCTTCAGAATCATCTTTGAAGTTGTCTTCATGTATGTGTTTTACGCCATGTATAATGGATACCAAATGCCTCGCTTATTGAAATGTAGTGCGTGGCCTTGCCCCAACACAGTGGATTGCTTTGTTTCTCGACCCACTGAGAAAACAATGTTTACtattttcatgctttctgtgtcTGGGATCTGTATGCTGTTAAACTTGGCTGAAATGTGTTATCTGGTGATAAAATTTTGTATGAAAGCACCTAGGAAACCAGTAACTTTTAAATAG
- the LOC141990612 gene encoding gap junction beta-6 protein-like isoform X2 yields MDWGTLQKILGGVNKHSTSIGKIWLTVLFIFRVMILVVAAERVWGDEQSDFVCNTLQPGCKNVCYDHFFPISHIRLWALQLIFVSTPALLVAMHVAHRRHEKKRQLTSGEKVDIEELNKQKFHIQGPLWWTYICSIFFRIIFEVVFMYVFYAMYNGYQMPRLLKCSAWPCPNTVDCFVSRPTEKTMFTIFMLSVSGICMLLNLAEMCYLVIKFCMKAPRKPVTFK; encoded by the coding sequence ATGGACTGGGGAACATTGCAGAAGATATTAGGAGGTGTGAACAAACACTCCACCAGTATTGGGAAGATCTGGCTCACTGTCTTGTTCATTTTCCGTGTTATGATCCTCGTGGTGGCTGCAGAGAGAGTCTGGGGAGACGAACAAAGTGATTTTGTCTGCAACACTCTGCAACCGGGATGCAAAAATGTTTGCTACGACCACTTCTTCCCCATCTCTCACATTAGACTGTGGGCCCTCCAGCTCATCTTTGTCTCGACTCCTGCACTTCTGGTGGCCATGCATGTTGCACACAGACGGCATGAGAAGAAAAGGCAGCTCACAAGTGGTGAGAAAGTGGATATTGAAGAACTGAATAAACAAAAGTTTCATATTCAGGGCCCCTTGTGGTGGACATACATCTGCAGCATATTCTTCAGAATCATCTTTGAAGTTGTCTTCATGTATGTGTTTTACGCCATGTATAATGGATACCAAATGCCTCGCTTATTGAAATGTAGTGCGTGGCCTTGCCCCAACACAGTGGATTGCTTTGTTTCTCGACCCACTGAGAAAACAATGTTTACtattttcatgctttctgtgtcTGGGATCTGTATGCTGTTAAACTTGGCTGAAATGTGTTATCTGGTGATAAAATTTTGTATGAAAGCACCTAGGAAACCAGTAACTTTTAAATAG